In Apostichopus japonicus isolate 1M-3 chromosome 5, ASM3797524v1, whole genome shotgun sequence, a single window of DNA contains:
- the LOC139967808 gene encoding negative elongation factor E-like isoform X1, producing MAFPNKLTEEEEMLVNKYSILRKKRKALQQMKKSSKPVTPAPVQQPVKRSADTNQEEAKEMAKKVMAAQALRQDNKGSGFKRSTNLERRLQNPDKAPAFHPFSQAPTPSNPSPTEENSSSSSAEERKPAYKNLYDNFVSGGLRSQQNPYDDEKRERRGSNMEKKRGNTVYVHGYGLTDDLCRKAFQAFGKFTNISVDTKKNCAFVTFENIDSAEKAIEEVNGTMVENITLTVSMARRQPLLEAATDMNSPWTRLATGLTTERHKDRRSVKQYDDFFS from the exons ATGGCCTTCCCAAACAAATTAACCGAAGAAGAGGAAATGTTAGTGAACAAGTATTCGATACTGCGTAAAAAG aGAAAAGCTTTGCAACAGATGAAGAAAAGCTCAAAACCTGTTACACCAGCCCCTGTCCAGCAGCCCGTCAAGAGGT CTGCGGATACCAACCAAGAGGAGGCCAAAGAGATGGCCAAAAAAGTAATGGCTGCTCAG GCTCTCAGGCAAGATAACAAAGGTTCAGGTTTCAAGCGCTCAACCAATTTGGAGAGACGGCTTCAGAATCCAGACAAGGCGCCTGCATTTCATCCGTTTAGCCAAGCACCGACTCCGAGTAACCCGTCTCCCACGGAAGAAAATTCCTCCTCCAGCTCAGCAGAAGAAAGGAAACCTGCATACAAAAACCTTTACGATAA ctTTGTATCAGGTGGTCTTAGGTCTCAACAAAATCCCTATGATGAtgagaaaagagagagaagag GAAGTAATATGGAAAAGAAACGTGGTAATACCGTTTATGTTCATGGATACGGTCTAACTGATGACTTGTGTCGAAAGGCCTTCCAAGCTTTTGGAAAATTCACAAATATATCagttgatacaaaaaaaaa CTGTGCTTTTGTAACGTTCGAGAACATTGACAGTGCTGAGAAAGCCATAGAGGAAGTCAATGGTACAATGGTTGAGAATATTACCTTGACTGTTTCCATGGCGAGGAGACAACCACTACTAGAAGCTGCCACAGATATGAACTCACCATGGACAAGACTTG CTACCGGTTTGACGACAGAAAGACATAAAGACAGACGGAGTGTGAAACAATACGATGACTTCTTcagttga
- the LOC139967808 gene encoding negative elongation factor E-like isoform X2, with protein MKKSSKPVTPAPVQQPVKRSADTNQEEAKEMAKKVMAAQALRQDNKGSGFKRSTNLERRLQNPDKAPAFHPFSQAPTPSNPSPTEENSSSSSAEERKPAYKNLYDNFVSGGLRSQQNPYDDEKRERRGSNMEKKRGNTVYVHGYGLTDDLCRKAFQAFGKFTNISVDTKKNCAFVTFENIDSAEKAIEEVNGTMVENITLTVSMARRQPLLEAATDMNSPWTRLATGLTTERHKDRRSVKQYDDFFS; from the exons ATGAAGAAAAGCTCAAAACCTGTTACACCAGCCCCTGTCCAGCAGCCCGTCAAGAGGT CTGCGGATACCAACCAAGAGGAGGCCAAAGAGATGGCCAAAAAAGTAATGGCTGCTCAG GCTCTCAGGCAAGATAACAAAGGTTCAGGTTTCAAGCGCTCAACCAATTTGGAGAGACGGCTTCAGAATCCAGACAAGGCGCCTGCATTTCATCCGTTTAGCCAAGCACCGACTCCGAGTAACCCGTCTCCCACGGAAGAAAATTCCTCCTCCAGCTCAGCAGAAGAAAGGAAACCTGCATACAAAAACCTTTACGATAA ctTTGTATCAGGTGGTCTTAGGTCTCAACAAAATCCCTATGATGAtgagaaaagagagagaagag GAAGTAATATGGAAAAGAAACGTGGTAATACCGTTTATGTTCATGGATACGGTCTAACTGATGACTTGTGTCGAAAGGCCTTCCAAGCTTTTGGAAAATTCACAAATATATCagttgatacaaaaaaaaa CTGTGCTTTTGTAACGTTCGAGAACATTGACAGTGCTGAGAAAGCCATAGAGGAAGTCAATGGTACAATGGTTGAGAATATTACCTTGACTGTTTCCATGGCGAGGAGACAACCACTACTAGAAGCTGCCACAGATATGAACTCACCATGGACAAGACTTG CTACCGGTTTGACGACAGAAAGACATAAAGACAGACGGAGTGTGAAACAATACGATGACTTCTTcagttga
- the LOC139967805 gene encoding tripartite motif-containing protein 2-like: protein MAEASTKLTTSDGELGDLLKCPICQDVCEEPRILSCQHIACTECINNWIRAKKGQLWCPECNQQRELPAGGAESLPHSFRLNDLCGILKEKLESGEEGSNCKLHSGKPLSMICFECEVGVCDSCRTSTEHTGHMCADAKQVLELKADGKAETAKNYLIRIDQLKQELEKSKEDGLDVLRDFKKRSEFAHQRLLQEMEKNYQEKVKVLGNQEKELEEYVAGMRSFNELTKTQDSMDVSIVVDQLKSLPKEESLRPKTTSYLKVEMVHEYMKMLFSDGETKCGKVLTSGVAVPNQSVIAVTSDRLTAGEAIHLQLLLKDDRGRKVVTEREDVLSVEVCTVDKRTIPLEPQKQEGGHFTISFTPSFAGWYVLTAKAFDKMIPGSPLQLKVEPRGIEMKEIAGEAPSSQLHDVLKVGDNFMLVDKTVIMMDKNGKLIQSFENKDWYFYPYSIAMHKQCYYVTAMKGQVVIMYQANGKEVRRFGGDVLKRPTGIALDKEGNIYVADNQLSKILLFGPDGKFKEYVISTEPSRQTMSLNNPWFIKFNSKGQLIIADFENQRIQVINVQTGREIMSIMVMHEGQKMYCRGVDVDRHDNIYVGARADKSGNPAEGIFVYGPDGTYLGSLPAKDLHWSRGIHIAKDGQHDVLYVVDSSHKSVRTFQL, encoded by the coding sequence ATGGCAGAAGCAAGTACGAAACTTACGACCTCAGACGGTGAACTGGGAGATCTCCTGAAGTGCCCAATTTGTCAGGATGTTTGTGAGGAACCAAGAATTCTATCATGTCAACACATTGCATGCACAGAGTGTATCAACAATTGGATTCGAGCAAAGAAAGGCCAACTGTGGTGCCCTGAATGCAACCAGCAAAGAGAGCTCCCTGCAGGTGGTGCAGAAAGTCTCCCACATTCATTCAGGCTAAACGATCTTTGTGGTATCCTTAAAGAGAAACTTGAATCAGGGGAAGAAGGATCCAATTGTAAGTTGCATTCTGGGAAACCATTGTCTATGATTTGCTTTGAATGTGAAGTAGGTGTTTGTGACTCGTGCCGCACTAGCACTGAGCATACTGGGCATATGTGTGCCGATGCAAAACAGGTCCTAGAACTGAAAGCAGACGGTAAGGCAGAGACAGCTAAGAACTATCTCATCCGCATCGACCAGCTGAAACAGGAATTGGAAAAAAGTAAAGAAGATGGCCTCGACGTTTTGAGGGATTTCAAGAAGAGGTCTGAATTTGCTCATCAGCGACTGTTGCAGGAAATGGAGAAGAATTACCAGGAGAAGGTCAAGGTCTTAGGTAATCAGGAGAAAGAACTTGAAGAATATGTAGCTGGCATGAGATCTTTTAACGAACTAACCAAAACTCAGGATAGCATGGATGTCAGCATTGTTGTGGATCAGCTGAAAAGTCTTCCAAAAGAAGAATCTTTGAGACCAAAAACCACCAGTTATCTTAAAGTTGAAATGGTCCATGAGTACATGAAAATGCTGTTCTCAGATGGGGAGACCAAGTGTGGCAAGGTTTTGACCTCCGGAGTGGCTGTTCCAAACCAATCTGTGATTGCAGTCACATCTGATAGGTTAACCGCAGGAGAAGCAATTCACCTACAGCTGCTGCTGAAAGACGACAGAGGGCGCAAGGTCGTTACGGAAAGAGAGGACGTTCTCTCAGTGGAAGTTTGCACCGTTGACAAGCGAACTATTCCTCTTGAACCTCAGAAACAAGAGGGTGGTCATTTCACGATCAGCTTTACTCCATCTTTTGCTGGTTGGTACGTCCTCACAGCTAAAGCTTTTGATAAGATGATTCCAGGGTCACCATTGCAACTCAAGGTTGAACCCAGAGGGATAGAAATGAAGGAAATTGCTGGAGAGGCTCCCTCTAGTCAGTTGCATGATGTGCTAAAGGTTGGTGACAATTTCATGCTGGTTGATAAGACTGTGATTATGATGgataaaaatggaaaattaaTCCAATCTTTTGAAAACAAAGATTGGTACTTTTATCCATACAGTATTGCAATGCACAAGCAATGCTATTATGTAACCGCCATGAAAGGTCAGGTAGTGATTATGTATCAAGCTAACGGCAAAGAGGTTCGACGTTTTGGGGGGGATGTCTTGAAACGGCCAACAGGGATAGCATTGGATAAGGAGGGCAATATTTATGTTGCAGACAATCAGTTGTCAAAGATTCTGTTATTTGGTCCTGATGGAAAGTTTAAGGAATATGtaataagcacagaaccttccCGACAAACTATGAGCTTAAACAACCCCTGGTTCATTAAATTCAACAGTAAAGGTCAACTGATTATCGCTGATTTTGAAAACCAGCGTATCCAGGTCATAAATGTCCAAACTGGGAGGGAAATAATGTCCATCATGGTCATGCATGAAGGTCAAAAGATGTACTGCAGAGGAGTGGATGTTGATCGTCATGACAACATTTATGTTGGTGCCCGTGCAGATAAGAGTGGTAATCCTGCCGAAGGTATTTTTGTGTACGGTCCTGATGGAACATATCTCGGTTCATTGCCCGCAAAGGATTTGCATTGGTCGAGGGGGATACACATTGCTAAAGATGGCCAACATGATGTGCTTTATGTAGTGGATAGTAGTCACAAATCCGTTCGAACTTTTCAATTGTAA